A window of Ruminococcus champanellensis 18P13 = JCM 17042 contains these coding sequences:
- a CDS encoding AAA family ATPase, with protein MLIKTLRMENFRQFKGTTNVSFSVDPKQNVTVILGDNTFGKTTLLQAFNWCFYGIAKFDHNPDMLLNLEIASEMREGDKRIVEVEITVIHQDVEYVISRTQNYYFERGKAVGEREALAKVSYKQENGEMEPIKASQVKNMINTILPEDLSTYFFFDTERVSSISTRKDVAEAVKGLLGLAPIDNAVHHLGDRTKKTSVIGRLYGSMDLDGDSRAQDALNRIRIAREKRDAISAQIEECNSQINSYEAKKDQLETILRDNEESARLQREKEKLEKLLIAEKSNLDEKIALFFKEFSNGALAFFSQSLVRRTSEFLKEVKVDDKGVVDLTAPTILELLRRGRCICGAEITEGNDAYCHLKEELAYVPPENIGNTVRHYRDKLSNFSRSADTTYDSITNRYAEIHRLMDRIQDMEDDLQRISESIKDTENMAQYEADLLDTKKRLRELNAKKERLIRDDGSYKQTIDSCQKLYDSLVAVSGKNKQIMELISYAESVREWFATTYKEKEHDIREQLEDKVNDIFERMYHGHRRVAIDMRYQVSLLTTIADKEVAAGESEGSNRVKNFAFIAGLVALAKEKIIADSGEAGIPIPTEPYPLVMDAPFSNADETHTANISKVLPEVAEQVIMFVMQKDWNYAQPVMANKIGATYHLQKQSETYTVLN; from the coding sequence ATGTTAATAAAAACTTTGCGAATGGAGAATTTTCGTCAATTCAAAGGCACTACTAATGTTTCCTTCTCTGTTGATCCAAAGCAGAATGTTACTGTTATACTTGGAGACAATACTTTCGGTAAAACAACACTTCTACAAGCATTCAATTGGTGCTTCTACGGTATAGCAAAATTTGATCATAATCCGGATATGCTGTTGAATCTGGAGATTGCATCCGAAATGCGTGAAGGAGACAAGCGGATAGTTGAAGTGGAAATCACTGTTATTCATCAAGATGTTGAGTACGTCATTTCCCGTACCCAGAACTACTACTTTGAAAGAGGAAAGGCTGTTGGAGAAAGAGAAGCATTAGCCAAAGTATCATATAAGCAGGAAAATGGCGAGATGGAGCCAATTAAGGCATCACAAGTAAAAAACATGATAAACACAATTCTCCCAGAGGATCTTTCAACATATTTCTTCTTTGATACAGAACGTGTTAGTAGCATTAGCACTCGTAAGGATGTTGCAGAAGCTGTTAAAGGGTTATTAGGTCTTGCGCCAATTGACAATGCAGTACATCATCTTGGAGATAGAACCAAGAAAACTTCTGTAATTGGTCGCCTTTATGGGAGCATGGATTTGGATGGTGATTCTCGAGCACAAGATGCGCTAAATCGCATTCGGATTGCAAGAGAAAAAAGAGACGCTATTTCCGCCCAAATTGAGGAGTGTAATTCTCAGATAAACAGCTACGAAGCAAAGAAGGATCAGTTAGAAACAATTCTCCGAGATAATGAAGAATCTGCTAGACTCCAGCGTGAAAAGGAAAAACTCGAAAAGTTGCTTATTGCTGAAAAATCTAATCTCGATGAGAAAATCGCATTATTCTTTAAAGAGTTTAGTAATGGAGCATTAGCGTTTTTCTCTCAATCGCTTGTTAGAAGAACTAGCGAATTTTTGAAAGAGGTAAAGGTAGATGACAAGGGCGTCGTTGACTTAACCGCCCCAACCATTCTTGAACTTCTAAGACGAGGTAGATGTATATGCGGTGCGGAAATAACTGAAGGAAATGATGCTTACTGTCATCTTAAGGAAGAATTAGCGTATGTTCCGCCTGAGAATATCGGAAATACTGTTCGACACTATCGAGATAAGCTTTCTAATTTTTCAAGATCAGCTGATACAACATATGACAGTATTACCAATAGATATGCAGAAATCCACAGACTTATGGATCGCATTCAGGATATGGAAGATGATTTGCAGAGAATCAGTGAAAGCATAAAAGATACTGAAAACATGGCTCAATACGAAGCAGATCTTCTTGATACCAAAAAGAGGCTCCGTGAACTAAACGCTAAGAAAGAAAGACTCATTCGTGATGATGGCTCATACAAGCAAACCATAGATAGTTGTCAAAAACTCTATGATAGCTTGGTGGCTGTATCCGGAAAAAACAAGCAGATTATGGAATTGATTTCTTATGCAGAGTCAGTGAGAGAATGGTTTGCGACAACATATAAAGAAAAGGAACATGATATCAGAGAACAGCTAGAAGATAAAGTTAATGATATATTTGAGCGTATGTATCATGGACATCGTAGAGTTGCCATTGACATGAGATATCAAGTTTCTCTCTTAACTACTATTGCGGACAAGGAAGTTGCTGCAGGAGAATCAGAAGGTTCAAATCGCGTTAAGAACTTTGCTTTTATAGCAGGTCTTGTTGCACTTGCAAAAGAAAAAATTATAGCTGACAGCGGTGAGGCTGGTATACCAATTCCAACTGAACCATATCCACTCGTCATGGACGCTCCTTTTTCTAATGCTGACGAAACACATACTGCGAATATCTCGAAAGTACTTCCAGAGGTAGCGGAGCAAGTTATCATGTTTGTTATGCAGAAGGATTGGAATTATGCGCAGCCGGTTATGGCAAATAAAATTGGGGCCACCTACCACCTGCAGAAGCAGTCCGAAACTTATACCGTCTTGAATTAA
- a CDS encoding protein kinase domain-containing protein: MKRIDIGTIVVDDNNNQYSIIDEVGSGGFSRVYKATCNGGFYGIKVLDHFDSKSIYSLKNEFDIASRVASDHAIKYYYLNEHGHNDYPCFIVMEFADGGSLEDELKTLERIGASYPSEKLFDIYIQLIDGMIDICQEAVHRDIKPANILKSNGKYKISDYGLSKYINEATRSASKTMKGYGTKEYYAPELWANPGEHGLNNIQVDIYAMGIVFYQIANNRYPYNDTGDYRTMHMTAAINPFNSNVDTVFRIS; the protein is encoded by the coding sequence ATGAAAAGAATCGACATTGGAACAATTGTTGTTGATGACAATAATAATCAATACAGCATTATTGATGAAGTTGGAAGTGGGGGCTTTTCTCGTGTATATAAAGCAACGTGTAATGGTGGATTTTACGGAATCAAAGTATTGGATCATTTCGATTCAAAAAGCATCTATAGTTTAAAAAATGAGTTTGACATTGCAAGTAGGGTGGCGTCAGATCACGCTATAAAGTATTATTATTTGAATGAGCATGGTCATAATGACTATCCATGCTTTATTGTCATGGAATTTGCAGATGGTGGGAGTTTAGAAGATGAACTTAAAACTTTAGAGCGAATAGGAGCTTCGTATCCATCAGAAAAGCTTTTTGACATTTATATTCAGTTAATTGACGGAATGATTGATATTTGTCAAGAAGCAGTTCATAGAGATATAAAGCCCGCTAACATCTTAAAATCTAATGGAAAATATAAAATTAGTGATTATGGCTTGTCTAAGTATATTAATGAGGCAACAAGATCGGCATCGAAAACCATGAAAGGGTATGGTACAAAAGAGTACTACGCACCAGAATTGTGGGCTAATCCCGGTGAGCATGGTTTAAATAATATTCAAGTGGATATTTATGCAATGGGGATTGTGTTCTATCAGATTGCAAATAATAGGTATCCTTACAATGATACTGGAGACTACAGAACGATGCATATGACTGCGGCAATTAATCCGTTTAATTCTAATGTTGATACAGTTTTCAGAATCTCATAA
- a CDS encoding ADP-ribosylglycohydrolase family protein codes for MITIKQISITDLSTDAIVNAANEHLQAGGGVCGAIFSAAGYDKLQAACDVFKHCDTGSAVITSGFDLKAKYIIHAVGPIWRGGQNGEPQALYNAYKRSLELATENGCHSIGFPLISAGIYGYPLEDAWRQAIHACRDFENSSTHSIEIIFAVLDKRIIDTGIEILNELNSSSSSLLFENLLISGRQVEAVFFHLPNELYGFLSNWYMSPFDLDGVHYSSMEQYIMYQKCVLFGDQATAKKVLLTDDPSEQQKLGKLCTGYINGVWAGARQAIAMRGLLAKFNQNADLRERLINTKEAYLVECAHSDKIWACGIRLNESERFDATKWTGQNILGFALMAVREIIQENHEVNNTRSIDKFHGCLIGGAAGDALGYAVEFMHENQIISKYGNDGITEYELKNGVAEISDDTQMTLFTANGLLFGTTRGMTRGIMGDYESYIQIMYQNWYRTQKETYPIQEDYLCSWLMNIPALFSRRAPGNTCLSAIKQGAEGSTVHPINDSKGCGGVMRVAPIGLYFVNKHQQFEMSDKLGAEAAALTHGHDLGFIPAAALVHIIRALLEERISLKDAVKDAIDAMRKLFPDAKHINEFTAIMEKSIMLSDTASDDLNAIHQLGEGWVAEETLAIAVYCALKYERDFDKAIRVAVNHNGDSDSTGAVCGNILGAYLGYDAIPQKYKEHLELHDIIIEIADDLYNDCRISEYDSNRDEVWESKYIYATYPGGKR; via the coding sequence ATGATCACCATTAAGCAGATCAGTATTACTGATTTATCTACTGATGCCATCGTAAATGCAGCAAATGAGCATCTTCAAGCTGGAGGTGGCGTATGCGGTGCAATTTTCAGCGCAGCTGGATATGATAAACTACAAGCAGCTTGTGATGTCTTCAAGCACTGCGATACAGGTTCCGCTGTCATTACTAGTGGCTTTGACCTTAAGGCGAAATATATCATCCATGCTGTCGGTCCGATCTGGCGCGGTGGTCAGAATGGAGAGCCGCAAGCACTATACAATGCCTATAAACGTTCTCTGGAGCTTGCTACTGAAAACGGGTGCCATTCTATCGGATTTCCATTAATCTCTGCCGGAATCTACGGCTACCCGCTTGAAGATGCATGGAGACAAGCTATCCATGCATGCAGGGACTTCGAGAATAGTTCAACTCATAGCATAGAGATAATTTTTGCAGTATTAGATAAACGAATCATTGACACTGGTATTGAGATTTTGAACGAATTGAATTCTTCAAGCAGCAGCCTTTTATTCGAGAACCTTTTAATATCCGGTCGTCAGGTTGAAGCAGTATTCTTTCATCTACCAAATGAACTCTATGGTTTTCTGAGCAATTGGTATATGTCGCCGTTTGATCTTGACGGTGTTCATTATTCCTCGATGGAGCAGTATATCATGTATCAGAAGTGTGTTCTCTTCGGCGACCAAGCCACAGCAAAGAAAGTGTTGCTGACTGATGATCCTTCGGAACAGCAAAAGCTCGGCAAACTCTGCACCGGTTATATCAATGGTGTTTGGGCTGGCGCAAGACAAGCAATCGCGATGCGCGGACTGCTTGCAAAGTTCAATCAGAACGCTGATTTGAGAGAACGACTTATCAATACAAAGGAAGCCTATCTCGTTGAGTGCGCTCACAGTGATAAAATCTGGGCTTGTGGTATCCGTTTGAATGAATCGGAACGCTTTGATGCAACTAAATGGACTGGACAGAATATCCTCGGCTTTGCTTTGATGGCGGTTCGAGAAATTATCCAAGAGAACCATGAAGTAAATAATACCAGAAGTATCGACAAATTCCATGGCTGTCTTATTGGCGGAGCTGCTGGTGACGCATTGGGCTATGCGGTAGAATTCATGCATGAGAACCAGATTATCTCCAAATATGGAAATGACGGAATCACAGAGTATGAACTAAAAAATGGTGTCGCTGAGATTTCTGATGATACGCAAATGACTTTGTTTACAGCAAATGGTCTGCTCTTTGGTACTACGCGTGGAATGACAAGAGGTATCATGGGCGACTATGAAAGCTATATCCAGATCATGTATCAAAACTGGTATAGGACGCAAAAAGAGACTTACCCAATTCAGGAAGATTATCTTTGTTCATGGCTAATGAATATCCCAGCGCTATTTAGTCGCCGTGCTCCAGGTAACACTTGTCTCTCTGCGATCAAGCAAGGAGCAGAAGGATCAACCGTTCATCCAATCAACGATAGTAAAGGCTGCGGCGGAGTAATGCGCGTTGCACCTATTGGTTTGTATTTTGTCAATAAACATCAGCAATTTGAAATGTCAGATAAACTCGGTGCAGAGGCGGCGGCATTGACACACGGGCATGATCTTGGTTTTATTCCGGCAGCAGCATTAGTTCATATTATTAGAGCGTTATTAGAAGAAAGAATTTCTCTGAAAGATGCTGTGAAGGACGCAATTGATGCTATGAGAAAACTGTTTCCTGATGCGAAACACATTAATGAGTTTACGGCAATCATGGAAAAATCAATCATGCTTTCCGATACAGCATCCGATGACCTGAATGCCATTCACCAATTGGGAGAAGGCTGGGTTGCCGAAGAAACATTAGCAATCGCTGTTTATTGTGCTTTGAAATACGAGCGAGATTTTGACAAGGCTATCCGCGTAGCGGTTAATCATAATGGCGACAGTGATTCTACTGGCGCAGTCTGCGGCAATATACTTGGAGCGTATCTTGGCTATGATGCGATTCCTCAGAAATACAAGGAGCATCTGGAATTGCATGATATTATCATAGAAATAGCAGATGATCTGTATAATGACTGTCGGATCAGTGAATATGATTCAAACCGCGATGAAGTGTGGGAAAGCAAGTACATATACGCTACTTATCCCGGTGGGAAACGTTAA
- the rlmD gene encoding 23S rRNA (uracil(1939)-C(5))-methyltransferase RlmD encodes MRKKNEIVPLTITGMTAEGNGVGRIEGEAVFVPRTAVGDKLQCRIVKAMPTYAFGIIEQLEEPSLDRIQPDCPVYASCGGCAFRHMTYQAECNVKQQVVEDAFVRIGGLHPVFLPILGCDTPIGYRNKAQYPVGMQNGQAVCGFYAKRSHRIVPYTHCALQPPLFGEILEAALEHIRQQGLQPYDEQRGTGLLRHLYLRQGYHSGEVMLCFVVTRPAREQLMPLSQQLQHRFPQLTSICMNVNPARTNVILGKRTETLLGQAAIRDTMCGIRVELSPHAFYQVNTAQAERLYGIAREFAQLDGRQSLLDLYCGTGTIGLSMADGVKHLTGVEVIPQAVENAIRNARENRIENADFHVGDAAQWAQQLAQRGEHPDVIVLDPPRKGCDAQTLEAVCRMAPQRIVMISCNPATAARDCALLDKMGYHAQKVQAVDLFPRTGHVECVVLMSRKK; translated from the coding sequence ATGAGAAAGAAAAATGAAATTGTACCCCTGACCATTACCGGCATGACGGCAGAGGGCAATGGGGTCGGCAGGATCGAAGGGGAGGCGGTGTTCGTCCCCCGGACTGCCGTTGGGGACAAGCTGCAATGCAGAATCGTCAAGGCCATGCCCACCTACGCCTTCGGCATCATCGAACAGCTGGAGGAGCCTTCCCTGGACCGGATTCAGCCGGATTGCCCGGTTTATGCGTCCTGCGGCGGATGCGCCTTCCGGCATATGACCTACCAGGCGGAATGCAACGTCAAACAGCAGGTGGTGGAGGATGCGTTTGTCCGGATCGGCGGGCTGCACCCTGTTTTTTTGCCCATTCTGGGTTGTGATACGCCAATAGGATACCGGAACAAGGCTCAGTACCCGGTGGGCATGCAGAACGGACAGGCTGTCTGCGGCTTTTACGCCAAGCGGAGCCATCGGATCGTTCCCTATACCCATTGTGCTTTGCAGCCGCCCTTGTTCGGTGAGATCCTGGAGGCAGCACTGGAACACATCCGGCAGCAGGGGCTCCAGCCCTATGACGAGCAGAGGGGGACGGGCTTGCTGCGGCATCTGTACCTGCGGCAGGGGTATCATTCCGGGGAAGTCATGCTTTGCTTTGTGGTGACCCGTCCGGCAAGGGAACAGCTGATGCCCTTAAGTCAGCAACTGCAACACCGGTTTCCGCAATTGACCAGTATCTGCATGAATGTGAATCCGGCACGCACCAACGTGATTTTGGGTAAGCGGACGGAAACCCTGCTGGGGCAGGCGGCGATCCGGGATACCATGTGCGGCATCCGGGTGGAGCTGTCCCCCCATGCTTTTTACCAGGTGAACACTGCCCAGGCGGAGCGGCTGTATGGCATTGCCCGGGAATTTGCGCAGCTGGACGGTCGCCAGTCTTTGCTGGATCTGTACTGTGGCACCGGTACCATCGGCTTGTCCATGGCGGATGGGGTGAAGCACCTGACCGGGGTAGAGGTGATCCCCCAGGCGGTGGAAAATGCCATCCGGAATGCCCGGGAGAATCGCATTGAAAACGCCGACTTTCATGTGGGGGATGCAGCCCAGTGGGCACAGCAGCTTGCCCAGCGCGGAGAGCATCCGGATGTGATCGTGCTGGATCCGCCCCGAAAGGGCTGTGATGCCCAGACTCTGGAGGCAGTGTGCCGCATGGCACCCCAGCGCATTGTGATGATCTCCTGTAATCCTGCCACTGCCGCCCGGGACTGTGCACTGCTGGACAAGATGGGATACCACGCCCAGAAGGTTCAGGCGGTGGATCTGTTCCCCAGAACGGGACACGTTGAGTGCGTAGTTTTGATGTCAAGGAAAAAATAA
- a CDS encoding DEAD/DEAH box helicase family protein, whose amino-acid sequence MSFLDLTLKPEYRSRLDDVVNDFYTPVLNEAVMYKRAVGFFSSSALSAIALGIKGLLKNDGQIQIIASPRLSEEDITAINEGLRKKDEVIKEALLRELQEPKGRFEELRLNLLCNLIAAGKLEIRIAFMDEEGEIGLFHEKLGLMIDEEDNVIAFSGSMNESETAFKINYEAFDVFTSWSHDADRVLSKQSAFTAMWNDYEPGIKVMSFPEISEELLTRYRRTDTIKSAIEEFNAPVVNDLSLNVEGPHVPPTVQMRSYQEKAILNWEQHNYQGIFDMATGAGKTYTALAAIAHLYKAKERNLAVIIICPYQHLVEQWKDDVEAFGMKPIICYSASSQKNWRDRLKNAVTSFNLGVKKHFCMLCTNATFSLDDVQQQMIKLQGNIVIVVDEAHNFGAEKLSRSLLQHFPYRLALSATIDRHGDPEGTQKLYDYFGEKCITYTLQEAIDSHMLTPYYYHPSVVALNETELQEYMDLTVKIRKNSHVLSDGKIELSEYAKMLLIKRARLVAGANGKLEALRNDIQEYIDQSHILVYCGATTLHDADYSEKHPSQDEAKQIDIVVDMLGNQLGMRVSKFTSEEKSDERERIKEEFAEGKHLQALVAIRCLDEGVNIPNISTAFILASSTNPKEYVQRRGRVLRNSPGKQYAHIYDYITLPIPLDCVSQYDAETIEGVQSLAKREISRMVDFSSIAENPYESDQLISEIRQAYDIIPEMEDEYDEV is encoded by the coding sequence ATGAGTTTCCTGGATCTCACCCTCAAGCCTGAATATAGATCACGGCTTGATGATGTAGTTAATGATTTTTACACTCCTGTATTAAATGAAGCAGTAATGTATAAACGTGCAGTTGGCTTTTTTTCCTCATCTGCTCTGTCCGCAATTGCACTTGGTATCAAGGGATTATTAAAGAATGACGGCCAAATTCAAATAATAGCTTCGCCACGATTATCTGAAGAAGATATTACAGCTATAAATGAAGGGCTAAGAAAAAAAGATGAAGTTATTAAAGAAGCACTTCTTAGAGAATTACAAGAGCCTAAGGGAAGATTTGAAGAGCTACGCCTTAATCTCCTTTGTAATCTAATCGCAGCGGGGAAACTCGAAATTAGAATTGCATTTATGGATGAAGAGGGAGAGATTGGCTTATTTCACGAGAAACTAGGCTTAATGATTGATGAGGAAGATAATGTTATTGCATTCTCCGGATCAATGAATGAAAGCGAAACTGCCTTTAAGATAAATTATGAAGCGTTTGATGTTTTCACTTCATGGAGCCATGATGCAGATCGTGTTCTTAGTAAACAATCGGCATTTACTGCTATGTGGAACGATTATGAGCCTGGTATAAAAGTAATGAGTTTCCCTGAGATTTCAGAAGAATTATTGACAAGATATCGCCGTACAGATACGATAAAGTCTGCTATAGAGGAATTCAACGCCCCAGTAGTTAACGATTTATCTCTTAATGTAGAAGGTCCTCACGTTCCGCCTACGGTTCAAATGCGCTCTTATCAAGAAAAAGCTATTCTAAACTGGGAACAGCATAATTATCAGGGAATATTTGATATGGCTACAGGCGCAGGAAAGACATATACTGCTCTTGCCGCAATTGCTCATTTATATAAAGCAAAAGAAAGAAATCTTGCCGTTATAATTATTTGCCCATATCAACATCTCGTGGAACAGTGGAAAGACGATGTTGAAGCTTTTGGCATGAAACCGATAATTTGCTATTCAGCATCTTCTCAAAAAAACTGGCGAGATCGTCTCAAGAATGCGGTTACAAGTTTCAATCTTGGTGTAAAAAAACACTTTTGCATGCTTTGTACTAATGCAACATTTTCTTTAGACGACGTTCAGCAACAGATGATAAAACTTCAAGGAAACATTGTTATTGTCGTTGATGAAGCCCATAATTTTGGTGCTGAGAAACTAAGTCGCTCCCTGCTTCAGCATTTCCCATATCGTTTGGCTTTATCTGCAACCATTGATCGTCACGGTGATCCGGAAGGAACGCAAAAGCTATACGATTATTTTGGAGAGAAGTGTATAACATATACACTCCAAGAAGCAATTGATAGTCATATGTTGACACCATATTATTATCACCCTTCTGTTGTTGCTCTTAATGAAACTGAACTTCAAGAATATATGGACTTGACTGTGAAAATCAGAAAAAACAGTCATGTTCTATCTGATGGCAAAATTGAACTAAGCGAATATGCTAAAATGCTGTTAATCAAACGCGCCCGTCTCGTTGCAGGTGCGAACGGTAAATTGGAAGCTTTACGCAATGATATTCAGGAATACATAGATCAATCACATATTTTAGTATACTGTGGGGCAACTACTCTTCATGATGCAGACTATAGTGAAAAACACCCTTCTCAAGATGAAGCAAAACAAATTGACATAGTCGTTGATATGTTAGGTAATCAGCTTGGTATGAGAGTAAGTAAATTCACATCTGAAGAAAAGAGCGATGAACGCGAACGAATTAAGGAAGAATTTGCGGAAGGAAAACATTTACAAGCATTAGTAGCTATTCGATGCTTAGATGAAGGTGTTAATATTCCTAACATCAGTACGGCATTTATTCTGGCGAGCAGCACTAACCCAAAGGAATATGTTCAAAGACGCGGCCGAGTCTTAAGAAATTCACCTGGAAAACAGTACGCTCATATTTACGACTATATAACCCTTCCGATTCCGCTCGATTGTGTTTCACAATATGATGCAGAGACAATTGAAGGGGTTCAATCATTAGCAAAGCGTGAGATTTCTCGTATGGTTGATTTTTCTTCTATTGCAGAGAACCCATATGAATCAGATCAACTTATAAGTGAAATCCGACAAGCTTACGACATTATTCCCGAAATGGAGGATGAATATGATGAAGTCTAA
- a CDS encoding aminotransferase class V-fold PLP-dependent enzyme: MQEHIAYFDNAATSFPKPKAVYQAMDDCARNYGVSMGRGQHLLSARASFVADETRELLLRLFHCSNKKIVFTNTATEALNIILTSQIIPDGGTVYISPFEHNAVTRTLHHLSKEKNIKVIQLFVNQDTLRYDLKAIQLQFQKEPPHCVVISHASNVTGAVAPIHDIFSLAKHFSAVTVADMCQTAGLIDTDISSSDFDYVVFAGHKTLYGPLGISGFICQYPEQLPPLIYGGTGIESANQEMPVSSPERFEAGSHSSIAIAGLNASLKWLLETGIPNIYDREQENKRRLIDLLTQYDNIRILHAEKQIGLVSCLFDRYSSDEIGQVLSEQHIAFRSGLHCAPYAHRFINTFPAGTVRFSVGYFNSDEDFSMLDHALQYIYENS; this comes from the coding sequence GTGCAGGAACACATCGCTTATTTTGACAATGCAGCAACTTCATTTCCAAAGCCAAAGGCAGTCTATCAGGCTATGGATGATTGCGCTCGTAACTATGGTGTAAGTATGGGGCGAGGACAGCATTTGTTGTCCGCTAGAGCCTCTTTTGTTGCTGATGAAACAAGAGAATTACTATTGCGGCTTTTTCACTGCTCAAATAAAAAAATTGTATTTACAAATACAGCAACAGAAGCTCTTAATATAATACTGACTTCACAAATTATTCCAGATGGCGGTACTGTATATATTTCCCCATTTGAACATAATGCGGTTACTAGAACATTGCATCATCTATCTAAAGAGAAGAATATTAAGGTTATTCAGTTATTTGTCAATCAAGATACTCTCAGATATGACCTGAAAGCAATTCAATTGCAATTTCAGAAAGAACCGCCACACTGTGTTGTCATAAGTCATGCAAGCAATGTTACAGGGGCTGTAGCGCCGATTCATGACATTTTCTCGCTTGCTAAACATTTTAGTGCAGTTACTGTGGCGGATATGTGTCAAACAGCAGGGCTGATTGATACGGATATCAGCAGTTCCGATTTTGACTATGTGGTATTCGCTGGTCACAAAACGCTCTATGGTCCACTCGGTATTTCTGGTTTTATCTGTCAGTATCCTGAGCAGCTTCCTCCTTTGATTTATGGAGGAACAGGAATTGAATCCGCTAATCAGGAAATGCCAGTTTCTTCGCCTGAGCGCTTTGAAGCAGGAAGTCACAGTTCCATTGCTATCGCAGGCCTTAATGCTTCTTTAAAATGGCTTCTTGAAACAGGTATCCCCAATATCTACGACCGGGAGCAAGAAAACAAAAGACGCTTAATAGACCTTTTAACTCAGTACGACAATATACGTATATTACACGCCGAAAAGCAGATAGGCTTAGTTTCTTGCTTATTTGATCGGTATAGCAGCGATGAGATTGGACAGGTTCTGAGTGAACAACATATCGCATTTCGCAGCGGACTGCATTGCGCTCCTTACGCGCATCGATTTATTAATACATTCCCTGCTGGAACGGTTCGATTCAGTGTGGGGTATTTTAACTCGGATGAAGACTTTAGTATGTTGGATCATGCATTACAATATATATATGAGAATAGTTAG
- a CDS encoding protease complex subunit PrcB family protein: MKPKLFLIAALCLSLTACGMDSSTTPAQQPTDQVTEQTTPAESVCRATITEINGNTVTVTPVDGSWELSSADKFTLSASLLDEGVTPAVGMTLEITYDGNILEIYPAMFGNIQKVTVVSEPATASLSNKGTLMNDLEYEIAKGDSYNSKYKQRGYCVDVVDGKYQYTICSGERSTGGYGIKVTGLDCLDCGTVIVTVEETAPAQDETVTEAFTYPNCAITFSHEPPDGIIIKNSSGFEYECLGILTSTQDLKTPRYSLPRRAIMVNGTLYVDTGYVSSLVRCGMLDGTIEKVIDSSEIPDEDGEANFNAEGWQYGFEKDTLDVQIGNEFCIFAAEGSYTAEDGYIPEGVMHFMATVDEVTDDGFVIVKTDTPSERFPQIKKDVRYRLSMEAYDPGIYNGELAPGNVLIVACKGNFEGEDPVTITDVYSFSPVGSSPCQPYDASK, from the coding sequence ATGAAACCAAAACTTTTCTTGATTGCCGCACTCTGCTTGTCCCTGACAGCTTGCGGAATGGACTCAAGCACTACTCCTGCGCAGCAGCCGACCGATCAGGTAACAGAGCAGACAACGCCTGCTGAAAGTGTATGCAGAGCAACTATCACAGAGATTAACGGTAATACGGTCACTGTTACCCCTGTGGACGGCTCATGGGAACTCAGCTCGGCAGATAAGTTTACGCTATCAGCATCTCTGCTTGACGAAGGAGTAACTCCGGCTGTTGGCATGACACTCGAAATCACCTATGATGGTAATATTCTGGAAATCTATCCTGCTATGTTCGGAAACATTCAGAAGGTCACTGTCGTTTCTGAGCCAGCCACAGCTTCTCTCTCAAACAAGGGAACGCTGATGAACGATCTTGAATATGAGATTGCTAAGGGAGATTCCTATAATTCAAAGTATAAGCAGCGTGGATACTGCGTTGATGTCGTAGACGGCAAGTATCAGTACACGATCTGCAGCGGAGAGCGTTCCACCGGCGGATATGGAATCAAGGTCACTGGCCTTGACTGCTTAGATTGCGGTACGGTGATCGTGACCGTAGAGGAAACAGCTCCGGCACAAGATGAAACTGTTACGGAAGCGTTTACTTATCCGAACTGCGCAATTACATTCTCACATGAGCCGCCTGACGGAATAATAATCAAGAACTCTTCCGGTTTTGAATATGAATGCCTGGGTATTCTTACTTCCACCCAGGATCTAAAAACACCACGTTATTCTCTTCCACGCAGAGCAATCATGGTCAACGGAACACTGTATGTTGATACTGGCTATGTTTCCAGCCTTGTGCGCTGCGGCATGCTTGATGGAACGATTGAAAAAGTTATCGACAGCAGTGAGATACCGGACGAGGACGGCGAAGCAAACTTCAATGCAGAAGGCTGGCAGTACGGTTTTGAGAAGGATACCCTCGATGTCCAGATTGGTAATGAATTCTGCATTTTCGCTGCAGAAGGTTCATATACAGCTGAAGATGGCTATATTCCGGAAGGTGTTATGCATTTCATGGCGACTGTTGACGAGGTAACGGACGATGGCTTTGTCATCGTGAAAACAGATACCCCGTCCGAACGATTCCCGCAGATCAAGAAAGATGTCAGATACAGGCTCAGCATGGAAGCCTATGATCCCGGTATCTATAACGGTGAACTCGCACCTGGAAATGTGCTCATTGTAGCATGCAAAGGCAATTTCGAGGGAGAGGATCCCGTGACAATCACCGATGTATACAGCTTTTCGCCTGTTGGCAGCAGTCCTTGTCAGCCGTATGATGCGAGCAAATAA